The window AGGAAGCGGCTCGAAGGTGCCTTCGGGCGTTGCGTTGTATTGGATGAAGACGTTGTTCCAGATCTCGATGCAGCTCGCGTCACTGCCGTTTACGAGCTTCGCGCCGGCCTTCTGCCGCTCCTCGTCGAGGTCGCGCGGGCCGGGCGTGAGGTCGATGTGAATCTCGGTGCACGGGCCGCAGGGGCCGGTGTCGCCCATCATCCAGAAGTTGTCCTTCTTGTTGCCGTTGACGATGTGGATGTCGGGATCGAGGCCGATGCTGCGGAACTTTTCCGCCCAGATGTCCCAGGCCTCCTGGTCGCGGCCAGCAGGATCGCCCTTCGATTTGTCCGGCTGATAAATCGTGGCGAACACACGCGTCGGTGGGAATTTCCAGCGCTCGATGACGAGTTCCCAGGCCCAGGAGATGGCGTCCTTTTTGAAGTAGTCGCCGAAGGACCAGTTCCCCAGCATCTCGAAGAGCGTGTGGTGGTAGGTGTCGAGGCCGACGTCCTCGAGGTCGTTGTGCTTGCCGCCGGCGCGGATGCATTTCTGCGTGTCCGCCGCGCGGGTGGGCAGGCCTTTGTGAAGGACACCGGGCCAGGTGTCCACGTCCGCGCTGCGCTCGCCGAGGAAGATGGGCACGAACTGGTTCATGCCCGCGTTGGTGAAGATGCGCGCGCCGTCGCGGCTGGTGTAGCCGACGTTGTCGCTGGGCACGATGGTGTGCTGCTTCTCCTTGAAGAAGTCGAGGAAGGATGCGCGGATTTCGGCGGCGGTGGGGATCTTGGCGGACATGAGGCGGGCGGGAAAGGGGCGCGCACTATGCCGGGATGCGCCCGGGAGGCAAGAGCCGTCCGGCCCCGGTCATCCCTGATTTCCCGGCCATGGCCCCCGGGACATTCAAATCCGCCCTTGTAATAAATTGGTAAATATTGTAATTTCCATAACTTAATGCAGGCTAACCCACCCATCATTTCCAAATCACGCCGAACCCGGCAAGGGTTCAGTCTGATGGAATTGCTCGTGACGATTGCCATTCTGGGAGTCTTGGCGACCATCGGGATCGGAGCCATGGGAGGCGCCCGGCAGGGAGCGGTGGATCAGAAGGACAAGCGCAACGCCCAGGAAATTGCCAGCGTGGCGGCCATCGCGAGCGCTGCCGGGGCGTCCTTCGTGGTGCCCGGCGATGAAAAAGCTACCATCGTGAATCTCAAGAACGGCTGCTCCCCGAGCACCGGGGCCTTCAAAGGCCGGGTCTTCAAGCTGCCCAACCTCGGCGAACCCGAGATCAACGGCGCGATGCGCTTTCTGGCCCTCAACGACTCCGAACTGCAGTACCGGCTGGACGGCAGCTAGAGGGGGATTCTGGCGGGTATAAATTCGAACCCGCTGTCATGGAGAATACCGCCCCGGGTCAAGATTGGACCGGCGCGAACGTATCACCCTGCGTGATACGCCCCCTCGTCACCCTTGCCGTCGTTTCGTCCGCCCTCGCGGAGCCCGTCGACTTTTCCAAGCAGATCCGCCCGATCCTGAGCGAGAACTGCTTCTTTTGCCATGGCCCCGACGAAAAGAAGCGCGAGGCCGGCCTGCGCCTCGACGAGGAAACAAGCGCTAAAAAGGACAACGACGGCGTGATCGCCGTGGTGCCTGGGAAGCCGGACGAGAGCGCCCTGATCCAGCGCATCGTGACGACCGATCCCGACGAGATCATGCCGCCACCGAAGCAGCACAAGACGATCTTGCCCGCGCAGATCGCCCTCTTGAAGGAATGGATCAAGCAGGGGGCCAAGTGGGGCGGACACTGGAGCTATGAGAAGGTCGTGAGGCCGGAGGTTCC is drawn from Chrysiogenia bacterium and contains these coding sequences:
- a CDS encoding type II secretion system protein codes for the protein MELLVTIAILGVLATIGIGAMGGARQGAVDQKDKRNAQEIASVAAIASAAGASFVVPGDEKATIVNLKNGCSPSTGAFKGRVFKLPNLGEPEINGAMRFLALNDSELQYRLDGS
- a CDS encoding alanine--tRNA ligase, whose product is MSAKIPTAAEIRASFLDFFKEKQHTIVPSDNVGYTSRDGARIFTNAGMNQFVPIFLGERSADVDTWPGVLHKGLPTRAADTQKCIRAGGKHNDLEDVGLDTYHHTLFEMLGNWSFGDYFKKDAISWAWELVIERWKFPPTRVFATIYQPDKSKGDPAGRDQEAWDIWAEKFRSIGLDPDIHIVNGNKKDNFWMMGDTGPCGPCTEIHIDLTPGPRDLDEERQKAGAKLVNGSDASCIEIWNNVFIQYNATPEGTFEPLP